One Aegilops tauschii subsp. strangulata cultivar AL8/78 chromosome 2, Aet v6.0, whole genome shotgun sequence genomic window, aaccagaagatgggcaccggaggtgggttgtgctgagcacaacccaccagggcgcgcctggggggcctggcgcacCCTAGTGTATTgggctcaccaggtggcccccctccggtagttacttactccagtatttttcatatattccaaaataattctccataaattttcagctcatttggagttgtacagaataggtaactctaacgtagctttttcaggtccagaattccagctgccggcattctccctctttgtgtaaaccttgcatattatgagagaaaaggcattagaattactccataaagcattattatgcatcaAAACagtataaataacagtaggaaaacatgatgcagaatggacgtatcatggtttcccgctcttggatgagctggctatagatgcagttctgggttctcttccgcCTAGCTATGGGACGTTCATCTCAAACAATCATATGCACGAcatggataagaagctcactgaattgcatgggatgctcaaggtggcagagcaggatattaagaaaggcacgcatcaagtgttgatggtgcagaagtcggctaagttcaagaagagttggtccaagaagaaggctaaggcaaagggcacggAGACGGTAACCTCCGCCGCTGATTCGAAGTTTGGACGGGACTCAAAGACCATTTGCTATCATTGCAAGGAATctggtcactggaagaggaactgtagcaagtggcttcctgagcatggcaagaaggttggaaatgcttcttcaggcaaaggtacacttgttacatatgttatagacatttaccttgctgacatacctagtagctcttgggAATTTGATACTAGATCAGTTgttcatatttgtaactcgatgCAGGGGCTCGTAAGAACTAGGCATGTGGCACAAGGGGAGATTGACATCAGGGTCGTCAAGaaagcaagagttgctgcatTGGAAGTAGGCACGTTGCAGCTCCAGCttccttctggatttattttggaattgaatTGTTATTACATTCCTGCACTTAGTCGGAACATTATTTCTACCTCATGCTTGATGAGTTAGGGTTATGCATTCAAtttaaaggacaatggttgttcgtatgatttgaatggtatgttccatggctatgcacccattgtttttttaatatttactgtgaggcaaagccccacAGCCCTTTATTAATGATCAACAACTGTACAACAGAATAAATAAAAGAAGGAGTACATACAAAAGCTAAGATACAAGAGTACAACTACCTACCTGATCTAGTTAAACTAAGGCATTAATCCAAGCTTTCAGCTTGATGCTGATATCGTCCTTGAGCCTATGGGCTAGAAGCGAAAGATCATGAACAAAATTAGACCTCCAAGCAGCAAAAGGAGCTCTCTCCCCTCTAAAAGTTCTGCCATTCCTGAGTATCCAAATATTCCAGGCTGCAGTGAGCATTacttcaaagaagaaaggatgcATGAAGCTGGTTCTTGCATGTTGGATACATTGCTGGATATCAGGGCCTCTTGACCAGTCAATAGAAAGGTAGCTCCAAACTCTCCGACTGAAATTACAGTTGAAGAACAAGTGCAGCCTATCCTCATATAAAAATTCATGACAGATAACACAAAGGTTATCATCCAGGGGAGATCACCAATGCCTGCGTATCAAGAGATCCTTGGTGTTAAGCCTGTCAAAGAAAAGAAACCAGCCAAAAACTTTGATCTTCATGGTACATCTGCTTTTCCACAACCATTTACACGGTTGAATTGTGGGCAAATGTGAGTGCATAATGGTGTAGAAACTCTTGGCTGAAAAACTCCCAGATTTGCCCGGCCAAACCCAAACATCTGGTATGTTTGTGTCCCTATTCAAGGCCATGATCCAGCCCTCTAGCACTTGTAACTCCAGAGCGGCCTCATGAGACAATGGCAGGAAGAACATGGAGAAAACATCCTGCGATATGAGGAATTCATCCACTGAAACCTTGTCATTGTTAACAAAAGAGAATAACCTTGGTAATCTCCAACATAAAGGTCTGGAAAAGCCACCAATTAACCAAGCATCAGTCCAAACAGAGCTGAGTCGCCCATGTTGATGTTCACTGAGGCAATAGCCGTGTATGCATCATAAAGCTTGAGGATATCTCTCCACCAAAAGGAACCCACTAGGGTTGTAGCGTGTGGAACTCCATCAACATAATAACTGTTCCAGATCAGGGTCACCCAGGGTATGTCAGTCTTATTATAAAATTTATGCAGATGCTTGAGGAGAAGGCCTTGTTTTGAATGTTTAAGTTGATCACCACAAGGCCTCCTTTGTCTTTTGGCCGACAAACTAAATCCCAAGCAGCCAAAGATTGCTTGGGAGCATCATTACTCCCCCTCCAGGGGCACTGTCTGAAGATTCTATCCAACTGCTTGATAATACGAGGTGGGATTTGCAGGCTGCAAAGGAAGTAGATTGGCATAGAGGTCAGGACCGAAGTTAGAAGATGCAAACAAGAGCCTTGGTTGAGCATGCATGAACTAGTAGTCAGACGTCTTTCCAATGTGTCCACTAAAGGCATGAGGTCAACCATCCTGGGCCTGGTAGTTCCAAGAGGCAACCCCAAATAAGTAAAAGGAAGTTGCCCAATCCTACAGCCCAACACAGCAGCTAGCCTGTTTGCTTCACTTTCATCAAGGTTGAGTGGGATCATGGAAGACTTTGCAAAATTAACCTTGAGACCAGTAGATTGTTGAAAGGTAAGCAGCATGTTCTTGAGAGCTACTAATTCCTCATCCCCGGCTGACAGAAAGATAACagtgtcatcagcatactgtATCATAGGAAACTCTTGGTCATGAGTAGGGATTGGGAGTGATAAGGTGCCATGGGCCAGCATTTGGTTAACCACGGATTGTAAAAGGTCAGCAGCTATGACAAATAGAAGAGGTGATAAAGGATCCCCTTGTCTGACCCCACATTTACACTTGAACTGCTTGCCAGGGATGCCATTGAGCAACACAGAAGAAGACCCTGTAGAAAGGATCTCTTTGACCCAACCAATCCATTAATCATCAAAACCATTGTGCTTGAGCATCAGCAGAATGACCTCATGATCAACTGTATCAAAAGCCTTGGCAAAATCCAATTTCAGAATGATAATAGGTCTCTTGGATTGTTTGCATTGATGTATATACTCAAAACTCCAAGCCAGATAGTCCTGAATTGATCTACCTTTAAGAAAGCCATACTGGTTCTTATGGATGCATTTCAAAATCACCTTTTGCAACCTGTTAGCCAACAACTTGGTGAGAAACTTCAAGCAGGTGTTGGTTAGAGAAATAGGCCGAAAATCATCCGGCCCCTCAGGAGATATCATCTTAGGGATGAGGGTAATGAGAGAACCATTAATATTTTCCAAAGAAAGCTTCCCTTCATAAAAATCTTTGATCAGACGCAAGAAATCCTTCTCAATGATCGGCCAACAATGTTTGACAAACAGGCCATTAAAACCATCAGGTCCTGGTGCCCGATCTGTGGGCAGCTCCTACAAAACCTTTTTAATCTCAGCATCAGAGAAGGGAAGCGACAGTTCCTCCAAACTAGGGACAGGCTGAATGAGTGTGCCCAAATCATAGCCCATTGAGATGTCCTGGGCCTGGCCCATTCTGTTTTTGAAACAAGCCCAGAGAATTCCCGCCATTTTGTCATGATCCGAAACTGGGTCATCCATCCCCGAGCTTTTCAGACTAGTTATAGAGTTCTTCCTCATGCGCTCAGATGCCATGGCATGAAAGAATTTGGAATTTTCCTCCCCCACCTTGATATACCTGATCGTGCACCTCTGCTTCCAATAAATATAGTGGAGTTTCAACAGATGCTCATAATGAAGCTTGAAAATTTTCCTGAAGTTAAACTCAGGTCTCACAAGTGGTCGGAGCTCCTCCAACTGATCAAAATAGAGGATAACCTTGCTGCAATCCACAGTTAACTTCTTGAGGTAAGAGAGGTTTTTACTCCAAACTCTCAAGTCATACCTGAGGCGTTTAAATTTCCTAGTTAAAACTGCAGATGCAGAGAGATCAGAAAACACAGGGGCCTCCCAAGATTTCTTGACACACTCCATAAACCCTGGCATTTCCACCCAGAAATTTTAAAACCTAAATACTTTGGACTTGGgaattttagtttcaattgaaACCACACATGGCACATGATCCGAGGCAGTTTTTGCCAATGGAAAGACGACCGTATTAGGGTAGTGAGAAATCCAATCCGAGGTTGTGAAAAACCAATCAAGCTGTTCCAGGAGAGGAATTTGCTGCATATTCGACCATGTAAAGCTTCTACCCTTTATTGGCAATTCCAGAAGACCAAGGTGGCCAATAATTTCATTAAAAAGAAAGATGTCATTTATATCACCTCCTGGCAGATTTATATTATCTAGAGAGCGAAAAAGTTAAAATCACCGAGGAGCAACCAATTCTCCTCAAGAGGGATAGTTAGGTGATATAACCAGCTCACAAAATCATCTCTAGGTTGACCCTCACATGGACCGTAAACTGAAACCATAGTCCATCGCTCAGAGTTATGAACAGACTTGAGAGAAACAACAACACTGAATCGCTGAACCTCCACGAGCTTCCCCTCAATCACAGAAGAATTCCAAATGACCAAAATTCCACAAGATGCACCCATAGATGGAGAAAAACCAAACTGATCAAAGCGCCTAGGGCAGAAAGACCGAATCTTCTTAATGTCAAACTGCTCACACTTAGTTTCATGTAAACAAATTATGGAGCAGTGACTCTCCTCGATCTTAGCTCTAATATCACGCTGGCGAGCTTCAGAATTCAAACCACACACATTCCAACACAGCACATTCCAATTACGAAATGATGTAGTCTCCATAAATAACTAACATAAAACGATAGAATCCAACTGAGCTGCTTAACAGTTCAGCTATAACCCCAGCAGAGCAGTGCGCAGTGATTTCAGACAAGTTCAGAGTGACATTGAAACATGACAAAATAAAGCCAAAATGACAAACGACCAAATGTGGCCCTGGTCCCAGCGAAGATCTCCGTAGTTTACTCATCATGAGAACCATCATCTTGTGGAGCTTGTTGAGGAGGAGCCATAAGCTTCTCCACCGATAACTCATCCGGAGCGATGCCAAGTGAAGCACCGATTGCCTGCATTGTAGCGATCGGCGTCGGAGGTGGCAGGGGAATATCTTGGCTTGCATCAGAGTCGAGCTTGAGCCTCTTGGCCTTGGGGCGACGAAGAGGAGTAGGCTTGACAGGAATTGCAGAACTGGGCTTCATACAAGTCCTCTTTGCGCAGCTGCGTGTCATCCGTCTGACAGAAAAATCCATGATCTCTTCAACAAGCTGAACATCACGCTTGGAGCGATGAGATTGCCTCGGCCTCTTCCCCAAGGGTGAGGGAGTGACAGAGGTGAACTGAAACTCATCCTGGGAATGATCCTTTGTTTGAGTGTCAAAATCCTGTGAATCATCAGGCAACTCCTGAAGCACAACAGTGGAGCGTGACTGTTGGCAGTAATCGGGCTTGAAGTGAGCCAGGGACTGCCAGCGTTGCTCCAAATGAGGCGATCTCA contains:
- the LOC141040863 gene encoding uncharacterized protein — translated: MPGFMECVKKSWEAPVFSDLSASAVLTRKFKRLRYDLRVWSKNLSYLKKLTVDCSKVILYFDQLEELRPLVRPEFNFRKIFKLHYEHLLKLHYIYWKQRCTIRYIKVGEENSKFFHAMASERMRKNSITSLKSSGMDDPVSDHDKMAGILWACFKNRMGQAQDISMGYDLGTLIQPVPSLEELSLPFSDAEIKKDFLRLIKDFYEGKLSLENINGSLITLIPKMISPEGPDDFRPISLTNTCLKFLTKLLANRLQKVILKCIHKNQYGFLKGRSIQDYLAWSFEYIHQCKQSKRPIIILKLDFAKAFDTVDHEVILLMLKHNGFDD